A stretch of Mucilaginibacter terrae DNA encodes these proteins:
- a CDS encoding four helix bundle protein — translation MRHNFKNLKIWQRSMGLTDLAFEYCKTLPSTERYNLIDQINRCSCSIPSNIAEGSGKRTHLHFAEFLSTSISSSYELQTQLLICQRRKYGSNELLNDCLSLTEEVQRMIFSFREYILSDASVRLDS, via the coding sequence ATGAGGCACAATTTTAAGAATCTAAAAATTTGGCAACGTTCAATGGGTTTGACCGACTTGGCTTTTGAATATTGTAAAACCTTGCCCTCAACGGAAAGATATAATTTAATAGATCAAATTAACAGGTGTTCGTGCTCCATACCTTCAAACATTGCTGAAGGATCGGGCAAAAGAACTCATTTGCATTTTGCAGAGTTCTTGTCTACATCCATTTCTTCATCGTATGAGTTGCAAACACAACTGTTAATTTGCCAAAGGAGAAAGTACGGCAGTAATGAGCTTTTAAATGATTGCTTATCGCTAACCGAAGAAGTTCAACGAATGATTTTCTCATTTCGGGAATACATTTTAAGCGATGCAAGTGTTCGTCTGGATTCTTGA
- a CDS encoding MiaB/RimO family radical SAM methylthiotransferase yields MMDLLIPDKTHDETRQGEALMLEQTADKYNGRKLYIESYGCAMNFSDSEIVASILLERGFETTKDFNNADVIFINTCSIRENAEQRVRNRLREFTIAKVKNPGMIVGVLGCMAERLKAKFLEEEKLVDVVVGPDAYRDLPNLIDQVDSGQKAVNVLLSREETYADINPVRLNSNGINAFVSIMRGCDNMCSFCVVPFTRGRERSRDPHSIVKECTDLFNQGYREVTLLGQNVDSYKWTAPPQPSPEGREQDEEQLKVSPSGGDLDWAAGATTNFANLLEMVAHISPELRIRFSTSHPKDITDEVLYTMAKYDNICKYIHLPVQSGNSRVLDMMNRTYDREWYMNRVEAIRRIIPGCAISTDVIAGFCTETEEEHQDTLSMMDFVQYDYAYMFMYSERPGTLAAKRYADDIPDVVKNRRLKEIVVKQQQHSHLRLQEKVGKVQRVLIEGFSKKSNLDYCGRADNNAMVVFPVSESYKPGQYVNVLVDRCTTATLLGTVV; encoded by the coding sequence ATGATGGATTTGCTTATTCCAGATAAAACACACGACGAAACAAGGCAGGGTGAGGCATTAATGCTGGAGCAAACCGCTGATAAATATAATGGTCGCAAGCTATACATTGAAAGCTATGGCTGCGCCATGAATTTTTCGGATAGTGAAATTGTTGCTTCTATTTTACTGGAGCGGGGTTTTGAAACCACAAAGGACTTTAACAATGCCGATGTGATTTTCATTAATACCTGTTCAATTCGCGAAAATGCCGAGCAGCGTGTGCGCAACCGCCTGCGTGAGTTTACTATAGCCAAGGTGAAAAATCCGGGTATGATAGTAGGCGTGCTGGGCTGTATGGCCGAACGCCTTAAAGCTAAATTCCTGGAAGAAGAAAAACTGGTTGACGTAGTAGTAGGTCCTGATGCCTATCGCGATTTACCAAACCTGATAGATCAGGTAGACAGTGGCCAGAAAGCTGTAAATGTACTCCTCTCGCGCGAGGAAACTTACGCCGATATTAACCCGGTGCGTTTAAACAGCAACGGTATCAATGCCTTTGTATCTATTATGCGTGGCTGCGATAATATGTGCTCGTTTTGCGTGGTGCCGTTTACCCGTGGCCGCGAGCGCAGCCGCGATCCGCACTCTATTGTTAAAGAATGTACCGACCTGTTTAATCAGGGCTACCGCGAGGTGACCCTGTTAGGGCAAAACGTGGATTCGTATAAATGGACTGCCCCTCCCCAGCCCTCCCCGGAAGGGAGGGAGCAAGATGAGGAGCAGTTAAAAGTCTCCCCTTCCGGAGGAGATTTAGACTGGGCTGCTGGGGCTACTACCAACTTTGCTAACCTCCTGGAGATGGTAGCACATATTAGCCCCGAATTGCGTATTCGTTTCTCAACATCGCACCCTAAAGATATAACCGACGAGGTGCTGTATACCATGGCCAAATACGATAATATTTGCAAATACATTCATTTGCCGGTACAATCGGGCAACAGCCGTGTGCTGGATATGATGAACCGTACCTACGACCGCGAGTGGTACATGAACCGTGTAGAGGCTATTCGCCGTATTATACCGGGCTGCGCCATTTCAACCGACGTAATTGCCGGTTTTTGTACCGAGACTGAAGAAGAGCACCAGGATACATTGAGCATGATGGACTTTGTACAGTATGATTATGCTTACATGTTCATGTACTCTGAACGCCCGGGAACGCTGGCTGCCAAACGTTATGCCGACGATATTCCCGACGTGGTTAAAAACCGTCGCTTAAAAGAAATTGTGGTTAAACAGCAGCAGCACTCACACCTGCGTTTGCAGGAAAAAGTGGGCAAGGTACAGCGCGTACTCATTGAAGGGTTCTCTAAAAAATCGAACCTTGATTACTGCGGCCGCGCCGATAACAACGCCATGGTGGTTTTCCCGGTAAGCGAAAGCTACAAACCCGGCCAATACGTAAACGTACTGGTTGACCGCTGCACGACGGCGACTTTGCTGGGAACGGTGGTTTAA
- the sov gene encoding T9SS outer membrane translocon Sov/SprA: protein MLTCGGIEPLFAQIKPTPKDSIKIKVPYKKPESRNSRIRKGNFQPDPPNLERIIEYDAASNRYVLIERVGNLMYRAPRYLTFTEYLQLTQQQNRREYFRELADKYAYDSQQPGFIPQIKVRSRTFEQIFGSNTIDIRPQGSAQLIFAGQVNSNQNPLFNTRQRKQFNFNFDQRIQMNITGAIGDKLKIATNYNTDAQFQFENQIKLDYTGKPDEIIQKIEAGTVSMPLNTSLIRGSQALFGLKTKLKFGKLDVTSIFSQQRSQAKTITITNGSQQGEFRLTPADYEANRHFFLAQYFRDNYNKALANIPIISSNITVTRVEVWTTNRTNSTTDSRDIIGLLDLGENRPYNTLRVQGGTSGLPAGFIGPGFSQQSNNLLQNLQALPNQGRLTNSNDVASFFQATGATDNYVKLPYARKLTTREFTLHPQLGYISLNYPLNNDEVLAVAFRYTYNGREYQVGEFSNDIPVDATNPKALYVKMLKNEILKTNLPTWGLMMKNIYSLGAYQVSPVNFRMTIARVDDQSNIEKPLLTEGDTTVRGKLWLQLTNLDNLNQQNDKRPDGYFDFLEGITIDSQNGRIMFPTIEPFGSDLARRLANSPNLLNRYVYQPLYDSVRTIAQQYFPNLNRYVIKGTYTSQSGSEYQLNAVNIPQGSVVVNAGALRLQEGADFTVDYSIGRIRILNQSLLSSGQPITVNIENNELFGVQQKTLYGSRFDYRANSKLNLGATIMHLSEQPLTQKQIIGEESVSNTIMGFDVNYSSESRWLTRIIDRLPLINTKVPSYINFSGEFAKLMPGSPSAINFAGSKNGTSYLDDFESSQSVIDLKSALGWQISGTPQLFNESRLFNDLSYGYNRARLAFYNIDPIFYTSSTQFSLTRADLSNHYVRQVLETEVLPYRQSVTGQPLILPTLDLAFYPNTRGQYNYATTGINPDGTLQNPRNRWGGMFRKLETNDFESLNVQYIEFWMMDPFIYKQNSQGGDLYFNLGSISEDILKDGRKSVENGLPPDGSATGTDETVWGRVPRLQPVINAFDNNPDARRLQDIGLDGLNDAGEQTKFSGFVQQLRGQLSPAAANALAADPSSDNYQYYQGAQLDQNRAGILARYSKYNGTEGNSKTAEQSQAELGVSTSASTSFPDGEDLNRDNSMSQADEYFQYKVSIRPQDMVIGQNFINDKVAAAVKLPDGTTQTVNWYQFRVPIAGYASREGNIQDFKAIRYMRMFMTNFADTAVLRMGTLQLVRGEWRGYNVENNATKVIADPALVNAPLDASVLNVQAVNLEANGNRSPIPYVLPPGIERQRDYNNLRTDTRLNEQSLSLNVTNLRNGYSRAAYRTFYNDLRSYKRLQMFVHAEGDQLNDNDLSAFIRLGFDYQDSYYEYEVPLKITRPGTSDPNSIWPAANNMDIELAAFTRAKLARDNAIASGQLASINIPFTVTDGNNKITIKGQPDLSRLRAIMLGIRNPYKPSGGFDKNAIVWFNELRLTDFDQRGGWAATARLNAKLADFADITVAGSKTTIGFGSIEQRVSERSRNDSHTFDMAGSLELGKFFPAKTGMRIPMYVNLSQQVAMPQFNPAQPDVELKDAIANAPTQEKKDEIKRTAQDYTMRKSINFTNVHKAKTDVAAPAKLWDVENLNATYAYSEYEHHDFITQNDIQKIYKLALAYNYLNQAKYYTPLEKVIKSNMLNLLSDFNFSLLPSRLNFAISFDRFYSENTLRNNDPNNFLPVPTTTFNKNFNITRVYGIGWNLTKSLQMDIDATNLGVVDEPAGRVNGMKRDTLWENLKRLGRTTNYNHTINFNYTVPINKVPGLDWVSAIARYSTNFNWQTQPKFAIDNAAYDVGNTIQNSRSVQMNPTLNLSSLYNKFAALRTKADSKGGRKILIDLLTSVKNLGATYTRTQGTFLPGYLPTTGFGGQDFSANAPGLGFLLGSQADLRPRAIANRWLSTDTLQNQLYTTTLNEDMHLRSTIRPIPDLNIELTAFRTRDRNFQTNYKFNPATNNFEDQSPITSGTYSVSFMSLGTAFSKDRSLNNYSAAFQQLLDNRQVISQRLAAQNRNSGTAGTNGYADGYGPNQQDVLVNSFLAAYAGKDARKSNLNTFPQIPIPNWQITYNGLSRVSWLKEFFDSFDLRHGYRSTYSVNSYNSLIRYREVNGGSVERDVNSDFLPFYQFTQVTLFEQFVPLVGVDVRFKNSMTVSAEYRNSRTLSLSVLNSQLAQQNENIMVLGFGYRTRNFHFPFGLFSNFKLNNDLNFKFDFALRDNKIVIYRADVQTAEISSGAKNITIRPSIDYVINQRFNFNIFYDSNITRPYTSQTFNTAFTNFGVNLKLLLQ from the coding sequence ATGTTAACCTGTGGCGGGATCGAGCCCCTGTTTGCCCAAATTAAACCAACACCGAAGGATTCTATCAAGATAAAGGTTCCGTATAAAAAGCCCGAGTCGCGCAACTCGCGTATACGTAAAGGCAACTTTCAGCCCGACCCGCCTAACCTGGAGCGCATTATTGAATATGATGCAGCCTCTAACCGTTATGTACTTATTGAAAGGGTAGGCAACCTCATGTACCGTGCGCCGCGTTATTTAACCTTTACCGAGTACCTGCAACTTACCCAACAGCAAAACCGCCGCGAGTATTTTCGCGAACTGGCCGATAAATATGCTTACGATTCGCAGCAGCCGGGCTTTATACCGCAAATTAAAGTTCGCAGCCGCACTTTTGAGCAAATTTTTGGCAGTAATACAATTGATATTCGTCCGCAGGGCTCTGCGCAACTCATATTTGCCGGGCAGGTAAACAGCAATCAAAACCCGCTGTTTAATACCCGCCAGCGCAAGCAGTTCAACTTTAATTTTGACCAGCGCATCCAAATGAATATTACGGGTGCCATTGGCGATAAGTTAAAAATTGCCACCAATTACAATACCGATGCCCAGTTTCAGTTTGAGAATCAAATTAAATTAGATTACACCGGCAAGCCCGACGAAATTATTCAAAAGATTGAGGCCGGCACCGTGAGTATGCCGCTTAATACTTCGTTAATTCGCGGTAGCCAGGCGCTGTTCGGTTTAAAAACAAAATTGAAGTTTGGTAAGCTGGATGTAACCAGTATTTTTTCGCAGCAGCGGTCGCAGGCTAAAACTATTACCATTACTAACGGTTCGCAGCAGGGCGAGTTCAGGCTTACCCCGGCCGATTATGAGGCCAACCGTCACTTCTTTCTGGCGCAATATTTCAGGGATAATTACAACAAGGCGCTGGCTAACATCCCCATCATCAGCTCCAATATTACGGTTACCCGCGTAGAGGTTTGGACAACCAACCGTACCAACTCCACTACCGATTCGCGCGATATTATTGGTTTACTGGACTTAGGCGAGAACCGGCCGTACAATACCCTGCGCGTTCAAGGTGGAACATCGGGCTTGCCGGCGGGTTTTATAGGGCCGGGCTTTTCACAGCAATCCAATAACCTGCTTCAAAACCTGCAGGCCTTACCTAACCAGGGCCGTTTAACCAATTCTAACGATGTTGCCTCGTTTTTTCAGGCTACCGGCGCAACCGATAACTATGTAAAGCTGCCTTATGCCCGCAAGTTAACCACGCGCGAATTTACACTGCACCCGCAATTGGGTTATATATCGCTTAACTATCCGTTGAACAACGACGAGGTGCTGGCCGTGGCTTTCCGCTATACCTATAATGGCCGCGAGTACCAGGTGGGTGAGTTTTCGAATGATATACCGGTAGATGCCACCAACCCTAAAGCACTTTACGTAAAGATGCTGAAGAACGAGATACTGAAAACCAACCTGCCCACCTGGGGCCTGATGATGAAGAATATATACTCATTAGGCGCATACCAGGTTAGCCCGGTAAATTTCAGGATGACCATTGCCCGGGTTGATGACCAATCGAACATCGAAAAACCGTTGCTTACCGAGGGCGATACCACCGTGCGGGGTAAGCTTTGGCTGCAACTTACCAACCTCGATAATCTCAACCAGCAAAACGATAAACGCCCCGACGGCTACTTCGACTTTTTAGAAGGCATCACCATCGATTCGCAAAACGGGCGCATCATGTTCCCAACCATCGAGCCTTTTGGTAGCGACTTGGCACGGAGGTTAGCTAACAGCCCAAACTTACTTAACCGCTACGTTTACCAGCCGCTGTATGATTCGGTGCGTACCATTGCGCAGCAGTATTTTCCTAACCTCAACCGGTATGTAATTAAGGGTACTTACACCTCGCAGTCGGGGTCGGAGTACCAGTTGAATGCTGTGAACATTCCGCAGGGTTCGGTAGTGGTAAACGCAGGGGCCTTGCGCTTGCAGGAAGGGGCCGATTTTACGGTTGATTACAGCATTGGCCGTATACGTATTCTCAATCAATCGCTGTTATCATCGGGCCAGCCCATTACCGTAAATATCGAGAATAACGAATTATTTGGCGTACAGCAAAAGACTTTATACGGGTCGAGGTTTGATTATAGAGCCAATTCAAAACTGAATTTAGGCGCTACCATTATGCACCTTTCCGAGCAGCCACTTACGCAAAAGCAAATTATAGGGGAGGAGTCGGTATCGAACACCATTATGGGTTTTGATGTAAATTACAGTTCCGAGTCGCGCTGGTTAACCCGTATTATTGACCGCCTGCCGCTCATCAATACCAAAGTTCCATCGTACATTAATTTTTCGGGCGAATTTGCCAAACTGATGCCGGGTAGCCCCAGTGCCATCAATTTTGCAGGTTCAAAAAACGGCACGTCATATTTGGACGATTTTGAAAGCAGCCAATCGGTTATCGATTTAAAAAGCGCCCTGGGTTGGCAAATTTCGGGCACGCCGCAACTGTTTAACGAGTCGCGTTTGTTTAACGATCTGAGTTATGGCTACAACCGGGCGCGCCTGGCGTTTTACAACATCGACCCTATATTTTATACCTCGTCAACCCAGTTTAGCCTCACCCGTGCCGATCTGTCAAACCACTATGTACGACAGGTTTTAGAAACGGAGGTATTACCTTACCGTCAGTCGGTAACCGGGCAGCCGCTCATATTACCAACGCTCGATCTGGCTTTCTATCCAAACACCCGCGGGCAGTACAACTACGCTACCACCGGCATTAACCCCGATGGCACGCTGCAAAATCCGCGCAACCGCTGGGGGGGCATGTTCCGCAAGTTAGAAACCAATGATTTTGAATCGCTGAACGTACAATACATTGAGTTTTGGATGATGGACCCGTTCATCTACAAGCAAAACTCACAGGGAGGCGATCTGTATTTCAACTTAGGCAGCATCTCCGAAGATATATTGAAAGACGGACGAAAATCGGTAGAAAACGGCTTACCGCCCGATGGCAGCGCAACCGGTACCGACGAAACCGTTTGGGGACGCGTACCCCGCCTGCAACCGGTAATTAACGCTTTTGATAATAACCCGGATGCACGTCGTTTACAAGATATTGGTTTGGATGGATTAAATGATGCCGGCGAGCAAACCAAGTTTTCGGGCTTTGTGCAGCAATTACGCGGGCAGTTAAGTCCGGCTGCTGCCAATGCCCTGGCTGCCGACCCTTCGTCAGACAACTATCAATACTACCAGGGTGCTCAACTGGATCAAAACCGTGCCGGGATTTTAGCCCGTTACAGTAAATACAATGGTACCGAGGGCAACTCAAAAACGGCCGAACAGTCGCAAGCCGAACTGGGCGTATCTACCTCGGCCTCCACCTCGTTCCCGGACGGTGAGGATTTAAACCGCGACAACAGCATGAGCCAGGCCGACGAGTATTTTCAGTACAAAGTATCTATCCGTCCGCAGGATATGGTTATTGGCCAAAACTTTATTAACGATAAAGTAGCCGCCGCCGTAAAGCTGCCCGATGGTACCACACAAACGGTTAACTGGTACCAGTTTAGGGTGCCTATTGCCGGCTATGCATCGCGCGAGGGTAACATTCAGGATTTTAAGGCCATACGTTACATGCGTATGTTTATGACCAACTTTGCCGATACCGCCGTATTACGGATGGGTACCCTGCAACTAGTACGTGGCGAATGGCGCGGTTACAATGTAGAAAACAACGCCACCAAAGTAATTGCCGACCCTGCCCTGGTTAATGCGCCGCTTGATGCCTCGGTACTTAACGTACAGGCCGTAAACCTGGAGGCCAATGGCAACCGCTCGCCTATACCGTATGTGTTGCCCCCCGGCATTGAGCGCCAGCGCGATTATAACAACCTTCGTACCGATACCCGCCTCAACGAGCAGTCGTTATCACTCAATGTAACCAACCTGCGCAACGGCTATTCGCGGGCTGCATACCGTACATTTTATAATGATTTGCGCTCATACAAACGCCTGCAAATGTTTGTACATGCCGAGGGCGACCAGCTGAATGATAATGATCTGAGTGCGTTTATCCGCTTAGGTTTTGATTACCAGGACAGCTATTACGAGTACGAGGTGCCGCTTAAAATTACGCGCCCGGGTACATCAGACCCCAACTCCATTTGGCCGGCAGCCAACAATATGGATATTGAACTGGCTGCCTTTACCCGTGCCAAGTTAGCGCGTGATAATGCCATTGCATCGGGTCAGCTGGCATCTATCAATATTCCGTTTACCGTTACCGACGGTAATAACAAGATCACCATTAAGGGGCAGCCCGATTTGAGCCGTTTGCGTGCCATTATGCTGGGTATACGTAACCCGTATAAGCCATCGGGTGGGTTTGATAAAAATGCCATTGTGTGGTTTAACGAGTTACGTTTAACCGATTTTGACCAGCGCGGCGGCTGGGCTGCAACAGCCCGCCTCAACGCCAAACTGGCCGATTTTGCCGATATTACTGTAGCCGGCAGCAAAACCACCATTGGCTTTGGCTCGATAGAGCAACGCGTGAGCGAACGCAGCCGTAACGATAGCCATACCTTTGATATGGCGGGTAGTTTGGAGTTAGGCAAATTCTTCCCGGCTAAAACGGGCATGCGTATACCTATGTATGTAAACCTGTCGCAGCAGGTAGCTATGCCGCAGTTTAACCCGGCCCAACCCGACGTGGAATTAAAGGATGCTATTGCCAATGCGCCAACACAGGAAAAGAAAGACGAGATAAAACGCACAGCGCAGGATTATACCATGCGCAAAAGCATCAACTTTACCAACGTGCACAAGGCCAAAACCGATGTGGCCGCACCAGCCAAGCTTTGGGATGTTGAAAACCTGAATGCTACCTACGCATACTCCGAATACGAGCACCATGATTTTATTACCCAGAACGATATACAGAAAATATACAAGTTGGCACTGGCCTACAATTACTTAAATCAAGCCAAGTATTATACCCCGCTCGAAAAGGTAATTAAAAGCAATATGCTCAACCTGCTGAGCGATTTTAACTTTAGCCTGTTGCCATCGAGGTTAAACTTTGCCATTAGTTTTGATAGGTTTTACTCGGAGAATACCCTGCGCAATAACGATCCCAATAACTTTTTACCGGTACCAACCACCACGTTTAACAAAAACTTTAACATTACCCGCGTTTATGGCATAGGCTGGAATTTAACCAAATCGTTGCAAATGGATATTGATGCCACCAACCTGGGCGTGGTTGATGAACCTGCAGGGCGTGTAAACGGTATGAAGCGCGATACTTTGTGGGAAAACCTTAAACGCCTTGGTCGTACTACCAACTATAATCACACCATTAACTTTAACTATACGGTGCCTATTAACAAGGTGCCGGGGTTAGATTGGGTTAGCGCTATTGCCCGTTACAGCACCAATTTTAACTGGCAAACCCAGCCTAAGTTTGCTATTGATAACGCGGCTTATGATGTGGGTAATACCATTCAAAATTCGCGCTCGGTACAAATGAACCCCACGCTTAACCTGAGTAGTTTATACAATAAGTTTGCAGCCTTACGTACCAAAGCAGACAGCAAAGGTGGCCGCAAAATATTGATCGATTTGTTAACCAGTGTTAAAAACCTTGGTGCAACCTACACCCGTACCCAAGGAACCTTTTTGCCGGGCTACCTGCCCACTACCGGTTTTGGCGGGCAGGATTTTAGTGCCAACGCACCGGGCTTAGGCTTTTTGCTGGGTAGCCAGGCCGATCTTCGCCCGCGGGCAATTGCTAACAGATGGCTAAGTACCGATACCCTGCAAAATCAGCTGTACACCACCACGCTTAACGAGGACATGCACCTGCGCAGCACCATCAGGCCCATCCCCGATCTAAACATCGAACTTACGGCCTTCCGCACGCGCGATCGTAACTTTCAAACCAATTACAAGTTTAATCCGGCCACTAATAATTTTGAAGATCAGAGTCCTATCACTTCGGGTACTTACAGCGTGTCGTTTATGTCTTTAGGTACAGCCTTTAGTAAAGACCGGAGCCTTAACAATTACTCGGCAGCCTTTCAGCAGTTGTTAGATAACCGCCAGGTAATTTCGCAACGCTTAGCTGCCCAAAACCGTAACTCGGGCACTGCAGGCACCAATGGTTATGCCGATGGTTATGGCCCTAACCAGCAGGATGTGCTGGTCAACTCTTTTTTAGCAGCATATGCCGGTAAAGATGCCCGTAAATCAAATTTGAATACCTTTCCGCAAATACCTATCCCTAACTGGCAAATAACTTATAACGGTTTGAGCAGGGTAAGCTGGCTCAAAGAGTTTTTTGATTCGTTTGATCTGCGACACGGATACCGCTCAACATACAGCGTAAACAGTTATAACTCGCTTATTCGCTACCGCGAGGTTAACGGTGGCTCGGTTGAGCGCGATGTGAACAGCGACTTTTTGCCTTTTTACCAGTTTACGCAGGTAACCTTGTTTGAACAATTTGTGCCGTTGGTAGGGGTTGATGTACGCTTTAAAAACAGCATGACAGTAAGTGCCGAATATCGTAACAGCCGCACCCTGAGCCTGAGCGTACTCAATAGCCAGCTGGCGCAGCAAAATGAGAATATTATGGTGCTGGGCTTTGGGTACCGTACCCGCAATTTTCATTTTCCGTTCGGGCTGTTCAGCAACTTTAAACTCAATAACGACCTCAACTTTAAATTCGACTTTGCCCTGCGCGACAATAAGATCGTTATCTACCGTGCCGACGTGCAAACTGCCGAAATATCATCAGGCGCCAAAAATATCACCATTCGTCCGTCGATAGATTATGTGATCAATCAGCGTTTCAACTTCAACATCTTTTACGATTCGAACATTACCCGCCCGTACACCTCGCAAACGTTTAACACGGCGTTTACCAATTTTGGGGTGAATTTGAAATTGTTGTTGCAGTAG
- the ruvA gene encoding Holliday junction branch migration protein RuvA, translated as MYAYIDGKLAFKSPAYVVIDAGGVGYHINISLHTFSKIGDVERCKLYVWLHVKEDGHTLYGFADEGEKRLFLHLISVSGIGPNTGRMMLSSITPEEIQNAIVQGNVTQIQRIKGIGPKSAQRVILELQDKLRKEGPDSLISMPANNTIKDEALSALVMLGFARNAAEKVIDNEIGKNTGTLTVEQLIKSALKSL; from the coding sequence ATGTACGCATACATTGATGGCAAGCTGGCTTTCAAAAGCCCGGCTTATGTGGTGATTGATGCTGGCGGCGTAGGCTATCACATAAATATCTCCCTTCATACTTTCTCAAAAATTGGCGATGTGGAACGCTGCAAGCTGTACGTTTGGCTGCACGTTAAAGAAGACGGCCACACCCTGTACGGTTTTGCCGATGAGGGCGAGAAACGCCTGTTCCTGCACCTCATTTCGGTATCAGGCATCGGGCCAAACACCGGTCGCATGATGCTGTCGTCTATCACCCCCGAAGAAATTCAGAATGCCATTGTGCAAGGCAACGTAACACAAATACAACGTATTAAGGGTATTGGGCCAAAATCGGCCCAACGCGTAATTCTTGAATTGCAGGACAAGCTGCGCAAGGAAGGACCTGATTCGCTGATTAGCATGCCTGCCAATAATACAATTAAGGATGAAGCACTGTCGGCCTTGGTAATGCTGGGTTTTGCACGCAACGCGGCAGAGAAGGTAATAGATAACGAAATAGGTAAAAACACCGGGACGTTAACGGTGGAACAACTAATTAAATCGGCTCTCAAAAGTTTATAA